Proteins found in one Sorghum bicolor cultivar BTx623 chromosome 1, Sorghum_bicolor_NCBIv3, whole genome shotgun sequence genomic segment:
- the LOC110431747 gene encoding uncharacterized protein LOC110431747: MAASSSSGVFTSQQIGFIPVSEKLARNNYSMWRLQVMLAIRGAQLDEYILPTAKPPEMFLTPLKPDGTADEKKQPVPNPAYATWISKEQTVLNFLLSSLSKEIFSQITASADSAAKAWAAIEALFASQSRARVISTRMALTTATKGSSTISEYFTKIKALADEMASAGRKLEDDELVSYILTGLDLDYDPVVSAVAARVEPISVGELFTQLTSFEQRMELRGNGNNPSANMAAKGGRGGNNSNNSRGRGTGGRGGFVRGGRGRGGGGRGSGFLQGVVCQLCGKEGHTVVKCFKRFDTSFTGPPQKSASTATTSSYGVDTNWYVDSGATDHVTSELERLTVRDKYGGHDQVHSASGAGHEEDSSQRQM; this comes from the exons ATGGCTGCCTCTTCATCCTCTGGTGTGTTTACATCCCAGCAGATAGGGTTTATACCCGTGAGCGAGAAACTTGCGAGGAACAACTACTCCATGTGGCGCCTTCAAGTTATGTTGGCGATTCGCGGTGCTCAACTCGACGAGTACATCCTGCCGACCGCCAAGCCTCCGGAGATGTTCCTGACGCCATTGAAGCCAGACGGCACAGCTGATGAGAAGAAGCAGCCGGTTCCCAACCCGGCGTATGCTACTTGGATCTCCAAGGAGCAAACGGTGCTGAACTTTCTTCTGTCTTCTCTCTCAAAAGAGATCTTCTCCCAGATTactgcatcggcagattcagcgGCAAAGGCGTGGGCCGCGATTGAAGCACTCTTCGCTTCTCAGTCCAGGGCGCGTGTTATTAGCACTCGCATGGCCCTAACTACGGCAACAAAGGGGTCGTCTACGATCTCTGAATATTTTACGAAGATCAAGGCTCTTGCAGACGAGATGGCGTCTGCAGGAAGGAAGCTGGAAGATGATGAGCTAGTCTCGTATATCCTGACTGGTCTCGACCTCGATTATGACCCGGTGGTGTCAGCCGTCGCTGCCAGGGTGGAACCAATCTCTGTTGGGGAGCTTTTCACCCAACTGACCAGCTTTGAGCAGCGGATGGAGCTGCGCGGCAACGGTAACAATCCCTCGGCGAATATGGCTGCCAAGGGTGGTCGCGGTGGCAACAACAGCAACAACTCTCGCGGCCGTGGTACTGGTGGCCGTGGGGGCTTTGTTCGTGGAGGCCGTGGACGTGGCGGTGGAGGTCGTGGAAGCGGCTTCCTCCAAGGAGTAGTCTGCCAGCTTTGCGGCAAGGAGGGGCACACTGTCGTCAAGTGCTTCAAGAGGTTCGACACCTCTTTCACCGGTCCTCCACAGAAGAGTGCATCTACAGCTACAACCTCGTCATATGGAGTGGATACCAATTGGTATGTCGACTCCGGTGCTACTGACCACGTGACAAGTGAACTTGAGAGGCTCACAGTTCGGGACAAATATGGAGGCCATGATCAAGTGCATTCGGCAAGTGGTGCAG GGCacgaggaagactcttctcagAGGCAGATGTGA
- the LOC8054251 gene encoding putative polyol transporter 1 has product MSTSTDAVAVAVAPAKRPPINKYAFACALLASMNSVLLGYDISVMSGAQLFMKEDLKITDTQIEILAGVINIYSLFGSLAAGFTSDWLGRRYTMVLAAAIFFTGALLMGLAPDYGLLMVGRFVAGIGVGFALMIAPVYTAEVAPTSARGFLTSFPEVFNNFGILLGYVSNFAFARLPVHLSWRAMFLVGAVPPVFLGVAVLAMPESPRWLVMRGRIDDARRVLQKTSDSPAEAEERLLDIKKVVGIPEGVSDADDVAAIVRANNKGSRHDGGGVWKELLINPSRPVRRMLMAGLGLMFIQQATGVDCVVMYSPRVFERAGIKSKTNSLGASMAVGACKTFFIPISTLLLDRIGRRPLLLASGGGMAIFLFTLATSLHMMDRRPEGEAAALGAVSIAAMLSFVASFASGLGPVAWVYCSEIYPLRLRAQAAAIGTGLNRIMSGATTMSFLSLSNTITIAGSFYLYACIATAGWVFMYFFLPETMGKSLEDTVKLFGKDADDEDVGDDSRRHVPSKKPSTELSAQQ; this is encoded by the exons ATGAGCACGAGCACGGACGCCGTCGCGGTCGCCGTGGCGCCGGCGAAGCGCCCGCCCATCAACAAGTACGCCTTCGCCTGCGCCCTGCTCGCCTCCATGAACTCCGTCCTCCTCGGCTATG ACATCTCGGTGATGAGCGGCGCGCAGCTGTTCATGAAGGAGGACCTCAAGATCACGGACACGCAGATCGAGATTCTCGCCGGCGTCATCAACATCTACTCGCTGTTCGGCTCCCTCGCCGCGGGCTTCACCTCCGACTGGCTCGGTCGCCGCTACACCATGGTGCTGGCGGCCGCCATCTTCTTCACGGGCGCGCTGCTCATGGGCCTGGCCCCGGACTACGGGCTCCTCATGGTGGGCCGCTTCGTTGCCGGCATCGGCGTCGGCTTCGCGCTCATGATCGCCCCCGTGTACACCGCCGAGGTGGCGCCCACCTCGGCGCGCGGCTTCCTCACCTCCTTCCCGGAGGTGTTCAACAACTTCGGCATCCTCCTCGGGTACGTCTCCAACTTCGCCTTCGCGCGCCTGCCCGTGCACCTCAGCTGGCGCGCCATGTTCCTGGTCGGCGCCGTGCCGCCCGTCTTCCTGGGCGTCGCCGTCCTCGCCATGCCGGAGTCGCCACGCTGGCTCGTCATGCGGGGACGCATCGACGACGCGCGCCGCGTGCTGCAGAAGACCTCCGACTCCCCCGCCGAGGCCGAGGAGCGCCTGCTCGACATCAAGAAGGTGGTCGGCATCCCCGAGGGTGtctccgacgccgacgacgtggCCGCCATCGTCCGCGCCAACAACAAGGGCTCGCGCCACGACGGTGGTGGGGTGTGGAAGGAGCTGCTCATCAACCCTTCCCGCCCCGTGCGCCGCATGCTCATGGCCGGGCTGGGGCTCATGTTCATCCAGCAGGCCACGGGCGTGGACTGCGTGGTCATGTACAGCCCGCGGGTGTTCGAGCGGGCGGGCATCAAGTCCAAGACCAACTCGCTGGGCGCGTCCATGGCGGTCGGCGCGTGCAAGACCTTCTTCATACCCATCTCGACGCTGCTCCTGGACCGCATCGGCCGGCGGCCGCTGCTGCTGGCGAGCGGCGGCGGGATGGCCATCTTCCTCTTCACGCTGGCCACGTCGCTGCACATGATGGACCGGCGCCCCGAGGGGGAGGCCGCGGCGCTGGGCGCGGTGAGCATCGCCGCCATGCTGTCGTTCGTGGCGTCGTTCGCGTCAGGGCtgggccccgtcgcctgggtcTACTGCTCCGAGATCTACCCGCTGCGGCTGCGCGCGCAGGCCGCCGCCATCGGCACGGGGCTCAACCGGATCATGAGCGGCGCCACCACCATGTCCTTCCTATCGCTCTCCAACACCATCACCATCGCCGGCAGCTTCTACCTCTACGCCTGCATCGCCACCGCAGGGTGGGTGTTCATGTACTTCTTCCTGCCGGAGACGATGGGCAAGAGCCTGGAGGACACCGTGAAGCTCTTCGGAAAAGACGCGGACGACGAGGACGTCGGCGACGACAGCCGTCGTCACGTGCCCAGTAAGAAGCCGTCCACTGAGCTGAGTGCTCAGCAGTGA